A stretch of Mytilus edulis chromosome 11, xbMytEdul2.2, whole genome shotgun sequence DNA encodes these proteins:
- the LOC139494445 gene encoding uncharacterized protein: MNLECCYQMMPLDLEDRRKLVVEGSCWRKIKDGIINPFQNLKKEELIDELEERGVDTFHMNLKSRLQEELTSVLHGICRPPALLMTQPDKTSTEMNIEGYEVMPCEPLHDICNIVQNIITELPHHVENKETKAELENFCSKTIGDKNQIKGSDARHFAIQLAQYVSTEQQHNKISEDTVNLIQVLVEIINIAYSSEEKRSPRQILRLYNLTFLFGVLTKSVIGTPVKITTRKLYGCHFHSLVVHLPEVYRIINTKSILCEQEERSFGSLRRIAETTTNRKPGWIIDNTIIRYNAQQKSDDRCDSFAKQDSTISRQAKRLPHRKNTIFTKKLLSGKSSVVQSHLARIADFIIPGDQIWWHYDGENVVFHDSIDEPNFRLEGPPLSNYRSTSLKKEITNVNRIWESCIATVKLQKLIVPILRLKTRENGKLVFLDTQIRSAAVKSVAKISKEKAIPPKKPNDNEQEVEEPALIPYDQESCSKQEEQTSILSDILPEQNNCPPIQESGKNTVTLTAEVHHAFVADPVWTKSSEQGIQIISSCGDHVHSEKCVHRDSIIQVFEAEPVIEFTPVGVQGKLFC, from the exons ATGAATTTGGAATGCTGCTATCAAATGATGCCCCTAGATCTTGAGGATAGAAGAAAACTTGTTGTTGAGGGTTCCTGCTGGAGGAAAATTAAGGACGGAATAATAAATCcatttcaaaacttaaaaaaggAAGAATTAATTGATGAGCTTGAAGAAAGGGGGGTTGATACTTTTCATATGAATTTAAAGTCAAGATTACAGGAAGAGTTAACCTCAGTACTCCATGGAATATGTAGACCCCCTGCGTTACTAATGACACAACCCGATAAAACATCAACGGAAATGAATATTGAAGGCTATGAAGTAATGCCCTGTGAACCATtacatgatatatgtaacatCGTACAAAACATAATTACTGAACTTCCCCACCATgtagaaaataaagaaacaaaagctGAATTAGAAAATTTTTGTTCAAAGACCATTggggataaaaatcaaattaagGGTTCTGACGCAAGGCATTTTGCTATACAACTAGCACAATATGTATCAACTGAACAACAGCATAATAAAATTTCTGAAGATACAGTTAACCTTATTCAAGTATTAGTTGAAATAATCAACATTGCATACAGCTCAGAGGAGAAAAGATCACCACGGCAGATACTACGGTTGTATAaccttacttttttatttggagtATTAACAAAATCTGTAATAGGAACACCAGTGAAAATAACCACCAGAAAACTGTACGGTTGCCATTTCCACAGTTTAGTTGTTCATTTACCAGAAGTGTACCGGattataaatacaaaatcaattttaTGCGAACAGGAAGAACGATCATTTGGAAGCTTAAGGAGAATCGCGGAAACTACAACTAATAGGAAACCCGGTTGGATAATAGACAACACAATTATACGATACAATGCTCAACAGAAAAGTGATGATAGATGCGACTCATTTGCAAAGCAAGACTCAACCATCAGTCGTCAAGCTAAGCGTCTACCACACAGGAAAAATACAATCTTCACAAAGAAACTGCTATCAGGAAAATCATCAGTTGTCCAATCTCATTTGGCAAGAATAGCAGATTTCATTATCCCTGGTGATCAGATCTGGTGGCATTATGATGGAGAAAATGTTGTATTCCATGACAGCATTGATGAACCAAACTTCAGACTGGAGGGTCCTCCATTGTCAAATTACCGTTCAACATCActgaaaaaagaaataactaaTGTAAATAGAATCTGGGAAAGCTGTATTGCGACAGTCAAATTACAGAAACTCATTGTACCAATACTAAGACTAAAAACTAGGGAGAATGGAAAGCTTGTTTTCCTTGACACACAGATCAGATCAG CAGCAGTAAAATCCGTTGCAAAAATTAGCAAAGAAAAAGCAATACCACCGAAGAAACCTAATG ATAATGAACAGGAAGTTGAAGAACCTGCATTAATTCCTTATGACCAGGAAAGCTGCAGCAAGCAGGAGGAACAAACATCAATTCTCAGTGATATATTGCCAG AGCAGAACAACTGCCCACCTATACAAGAAAGTGGCAAGAATACAGTCACACTGACAGCTGAAGTTCATCATGCTTTTG TAGCTGATCCAGTATGGACAAAGAGCTCAGAACAGGGAATTCAGATTATCTCTTCTTGTGGAGACCATG TACATTCTGAAAAATGTGTGCATCGGGACTCCATTATACAAGTGTTTGAAGCAGAACCAGTTATAGAATTCACTCCAGTTGGTGTACAAGGCAAGTTATTCTGTTGA